The following coding sequences are from one Betaproteobacteria bacterium window:
- a CDS encoding diacylglycerol kinase translates to MNAPHTPPSPGDEAAANESPFKGKTGLRRVWNALHYSFAGLRAAHAHEDAFRQEVWLALLLTGTTLLLPVSGVERALMIASVLLVLVVELLNSAVEAAVDRVSLERHRLAERAKDIGSAAVLLALVNVVVIWASIMLDRA, encoded by the coding sequence ATGAACGCCCCCCACACCCCCCCGTCCCCCGGCGACGAAGCCGCCGCCAACGAATCCCCCTTCAAGGGCAAAACCGGTCTGCGCCGCGTGTGGAACGCCCTGCACTACTCCTTTGCCGGCCTGCGCGCCGCCCATGCCCACGAGGATGCCTTCCGGCAGGAGGTCTGGCTGGCCCTCCTGCTCACGGGAACCACCCTGCTGCTTCCGGTAAGCGGGGTCGAACGGGCGCTGATGATCGCCAGCGTGCTCCTGGTGCTGGTGGTCGAACTGCTCAACTCCGCGGTGGAAGCCGCCGTCGATCGGGTCAGTCTGGAGCGGCACCGCCTCGCCGAACGGGCCAAGGACATCGGCAGCGCCGCCGTGCTGCTCGCCCTGGTCAATGTGGTCGTGATCTGGGCCTCGATCATGCTCGATCGCGCATGA